In Hwangdonia lutea, a single window of DNA contains:
- a CDS encoding DUF547 domain-containing protein encodes MDNDTFIKETESVKIHQLWGVLLAKNVSENGNVDYKSFKTNHKKLSNYIQSLGTLYSGNALKSFSKKEKLAFWINAYNAMTIDLILRHYPVKSIKDIKKPWDKRLWNTVNIPYSLNEIEHEILRKMDEPRIHFAIVCASVSCPKLLNQTYSAANLEAQLIKATKDFLNNSTKNNISENSLKLSKIFQWFAKDFKQNGSLIDFLNQYSKVQISAKAKKSYKSYNWDLNE; translated from the coding sequence GTGGATAATGATACTTTTATAAAGGAAACTGAATCTGTAAAAATTCATCAATTATGGGGTGTATTATTAGCGAAAAACGTTTCAGAAAATGGCAATGTTGATTACAAATCGTTTAAAACCAATCATAAAAAGCTTTCAAATTACATTCAAAGCTTGGGGACGCTTTATTCAGGCAATGCTCTTAAATCGTTTTCAAAAAAAGAAAAATTGGCTTTTTGGATTAACGCTTACAACGCCATGACCATCGATTTGATTCTGAGGCATTACCCTGTAAAAAGCATAAAAGATATTAAAAAACCTTGGGATAAACGCCTATGGAATACAGTTAATATTCCGTATAGTTTGAATGAGATTGAACATGAGATTTTACGAAAAATGGACGAACCCCGCATTCATTTTGCCATTGTTTGTGCTTCGGTGTCTTGTCCTAAATTATTAAACCAGACTTATTCGGCTGCAAATTTGGAGGCACAACTCATTAAAGCGACGAAAGATTTTTTAAACAATTCAACAAAAAATAATATTTCTGAAAACAGTTTAAAACTGTCAAAAATTTTTCAGTGGTTTGCTAAAGATTTTAAACAAAATGGTAGTTTGATTGATTTTTTAAACCAATATTCAAAGGTTCAAATTTCCGCGAAAGCGAAAAAAAGTTATAAAAGCTATAATTGGGATTTGAATGAATAA
- a CDS encoding purine-nucleoside phosphorylase codes for MLKYINETVEYLQEKGFESPEIGIILGTGLGQLINEIDILVEASYNHIPYFPTATVEFHKGKLVYGNLAGKKVIVMQGRFHLYEGYTLQDVTYPVRIMEKLGIKTLLVSNAAGAINLNFKKGELMLIEDHINLQGSSPLAFNGVEHLGERFTDMSAPYDKGINSTFKTIAKNNNIELHEGVYASVVGPQLETRAEYRMLKIIGADAVGMSTVPEIIVANHLNIKVAAVSVLTDECDPDNLKPVDISEIIAMAAKAEPNMITLFKELISTL; via the coding sequence ATGTTAAAATACATAAACGAAACTGTTGAATACCTTCAAGAAAAAGGATTCGAAAGCCCAGAAATTGGTATTATTTTAGGTACCGGATTGGGGCAACTTATAAACGAAATAGATATTTTGGTTGAAGCTAGTTACAACCATATTCCTTACTTTCCAACCGCTACTGTCGAGTTTCATAAAGGGAAACTTGTTTATGGTAATTTAGCCGGAAAAAAAGTTATTGTTATGCAAGGCCGTTTTCATTTATACGAAGGTTACACGCTACAAGATGTTACCTATCCAGTTCGTATCATGGAAAAATTAGGCATAAAAACCTTGTTGGTTTCCAACGCAGCTGGGGCTATAAACCTCAATTTCAAAAAAGGAGAGCTTATGCTTATTGAAGATCATATAAATTTACAAGGCAGTTCGCCATTGGCTTTTAATGGTGTAGAGCATTTAGGCGAACGTTTTACGGATATGAGTGCGCCGTACGATAAAGGCATCAATTCAACCTTTAAAACCATTGCAAAAAACAATAACATAGAACTTCACGAAGGTGTTTATGCCAGTGTTGTTGGCCCGCAATTAGAAACACGCGCCGAATACAGAATGCTTAAAATTATTGGTGCCGATGCCGTAGGAATGAGTACGGTTCCCGAGATTATTGTTGCCAATCATTTGAATATAAAAGTAGCGGCAGTGTCAGTTTTAACCGATGAATGCGACCCAGATAATCTAAAACCTGTTGATATTTCAGAAATCATTGCCATGGCTGCTAAAGCAGAACCCAATATGATAACGCTCTTTAAAGAATTAATTAGCACGCTTTAA
- a CDS encoding TIGR04283 family arsenosugar biosynthesis glycosyltransferase yields the protein MTYQISIIIPTLNEADNIENLLHHLFKNSSKENIADIIIVDGGSTDGTCKIVQNYVTSSDFEHSEKLYRDYLIEVLDTKFSIENSTRTGIKLIHSQKGRAKQMNLGAKNGSGNILYFLHADSFPPKNFDKYIIQQVEKNHQAGCFIMKFNSNHWWLKLAGQLTRLPLKSCRGGDQSLFITKSLFKTINGFDESFTIYEDNDLITKLYARKQFVVVQKWLTTSPRHYNTNGVWRLQFHYWTIHLKKWLGASPNQLNQYYLKYVSVKK from the coding sequence ATGACGTACCAAATCTCCATTATTATACCTACATTAAACGAAGCCGATAATATTGAAAATCTGCTTCATCATCTTTTCAAAAATTCTTCAAAAGAAAACATTGCAGATATTATTATTGTTGATGGTGGCAGTACCGATGGGACCTGTAAAATAGTACAGAACTATGTTACTTCGAGTGATTTTGAGCATAGCGAAAAATTGTATCGAGATTACTTAATTGAAGTTCTCGATACAAAATTTTCTATCGAAAATTCTACTCGAACGGGCATCAAATTAATTCACTCGCAAAAAGGTCGTGCCAAACAAATGAATCTGGGTGCAAAAAACGGGTCTGGAAACATTCTTTATTTTTTGCACGCCGATTCTTTTCCGCCTAAAAACTTCGATAAATATATTATTCAACAAGTTGAAAAAAACCATCAAGCAGGTTGCTTTATCATGAAGTTTAATAGCAATCATTGGTGGTTAAAACTTGCTGGACAATTAACGCGGTTACCTTTAAAGTCTTGTAGAGGTGGCGACCAAAGTTTATTTATCACCAAATCGCTTTTTAAAACCATTAATGGTTTTGATGAGAGTTTTACAATTTACGAAGACAACGATTTAATTACCAAACTTTACGCTCGAAAGCAATTTGTGGTCGTTCAAAAATGGCTCACAACCTCTCCGAGGCATTATAACACCAATGGTGTATGGCGTTTACAATTTCATTATTGGACAATTCATTTAAAAAAATGGTTGGGCGCTTCGCCAAATCAACTCAACCAATATTACTTAAAATATGTAAGTGTTAAAAAATGA
- the arsM gene encoding arsenosugar biosynthesis arsenite methyltransferase ArsM, with the protein MSYLETTHNVYKEAALTPDVGLCCTTNPIWELPGLKIPKIMQEMNYGCGSTVHARDLTNNPKMLYVGVGGGMELLQFAYFNRQNGGVIGVDVVDEMLEASRKNFIEAEAQNPWFKSEFVDLKKGDAMHLPVEDQSIDVAAQNCLFNIFKADDLKKAIAEMYRVLKPHGRLVMSDPTCEQPMNDELRNDERLRALCLSGSLPIADYVKALTDAGFGTIEIRARKPYRILDPKNYPTDELIYIESIEVAAIKDPMPADGPCVFTGKAAIYYGDDDYFDDKAGHVLLKNQPLAICDKTAAALQALNRDDIYFSESTFHYDGGGCC; encoded by the coding sequence ATGAGTTACCTAGAAACCACACACAACGTGTACAAAGAAGCAGCGTTAACCCCCGATGTCGGGCTGTGCTGCACCACTAATCCTATTTGGGAATTACCTGGATTAAAAATCCCAAAAATCATGCAGGAAATGAACTATGGCTGTGGCTCGACGGTTCATGCGCGCGATTTAACCAACAACCCAAAAATGCTTTATGTTGGTGTTGGTGGCGGCATGGAATTGCTGCAGTTTGCCTATTTTAATCGTCAAAATGGCGGTGTAATTGGTGTTGATGTTGTCGATGAAATGTTAGAAGCATCGCGTAAAAATTTCATAGAAGCCGAAGCACAAAACCCATGGTTTAAAAGTGAATTTGTAGACCTTAAAAAAGGCGATGCGATGCACCTTCCGGTTGAAGACCAAAGTATTGATGTTGCCGCTCAGAATTGCTTATTCAATATTTTTAAAGCAGACGATTTAAAGAAAGCCATTGCAGAAATGTATCGTGTTTTAAAACCTCACGGGCGTTTAGTAATGAGCGATCCCACCTGTGAACAACCCATGAATGATGAACTACGCAACGACGAACGATTACGGGCCCTTTGTTTAAGCGGAAGTTTGCCCATTGCAGATTATGTAAAAGCATTAACCGATGCGGGCTTTGGCACCATTGAAATTCGCGCACGTAAACCGTACAGAATTCTTGACCCCAAAAATTACCCAACCGACGAATTAATTTATATTGAATCCATTGAGGTTGCCGCCATTAAAGACCCAATGCCCGCCGATGGCCCATGTGTTTTTACAGGAAAAGCGGCCATTTATTATGGCGACGACGATTATTTTGATGATAAAGCGGGTCATGTTTTACTTAAAAACCAACCTTTAGCGATATGCGACAAAACCGCTGCAGCGTTGCAAGCGTTAAATAGAGATGATATTTATTTTTCAGAATCTACGTTTCATTACGATGGTGGCGGATGCTGTTAA